The following are encoded in a window of Streptomyces sp. SAT1 genomic DNA:
- a CDS encoding acylphosphatase, with protein MSEEARLVAWVRGHVQGVGFRWFTRAAALEIGGLSGFALNLADGRVQVVAEGPRTACQKLLDWLEGSDTPGRVDGVTEIWDTPRGGYDGFAIR; from the coding sequence ATGAGTGAGGAAGCACGGCTGGTCGCCTGGGTGCGGGGCCATGTCCAGGGTGTCGGGTTCCGCTGGTTCACCCGGGCCGCGGCCCTGGAGATCGGCGGACTGAGTGGTTTTGCTCTCAATCTCGCCGACGGGCGGGTGCAGGTGGTCGCCGAGGGGCCCCGTACCGCCTGTCAGAAGCTCCTCGACTGGCTGGAGGGCAGCGACACGCCCGGCCGCGTCGACGGTGTCACCGAGATCTGGGACACACCGCGCGGGGGCTACGACGGCTTCGCGATCCGCTGA
- the ftsY gene encoding signal recognition particle-docking protein FtsY, producing the protein METIILAVVIAVVVLGALGGLVVGSRRRKPLPPPPPGPPDITAAPPAEPHVGEEAETPREEPRRTIEEVDLPGGSAPTAVEEPPVVEELPAPEIEVPEPTAGRLVRLRARLSRSQNALGKGLLTLLSREHLDEDTWEEIEDTLLTADVGVQPTQELVERLRERVRVLGTRTPEELRALLREELLTLVGRDLDRAVRTEPPAGGPGIVMVVGVNGTGKTTTTGKLARVLVADGRSVVLGAADTFRAAAADQLQTWGERVGAHTVRGPEAGDPASVAFDAVKEGKELGADVVLIDTAGRLHTKTGLMDELGKVKRVVEKHAPLDEVLLVLDATTGQNGLVQARVFAEVVDISGIVLTKLDGTAKGGIVVAVQRELGVPVKLIGLGEGADDLAPFEPEAFVDALIGD; encoded by the coding sequence ATGGAAACCATCATCCTTGCTGTAGTCATCGCCGTGGTGGTGCTCGGCGCGCTCGGCGGGCTCGTCGTCGGAAGCCGGCGCCGCAAACCGCTGCCCCCGCCACCGCCCGGCCCGCCCGACATCACCGCCGCCCCGCCGGCCGAACCCCACGTCGGCGAGGAGGCCGAGACGCCGCGCGAGGAGCCGCGGCGGACCATCGAGGAGGTGGACCTTCCGGGCGGCTCGGCCCCCACCGCCGTGGAGGAGCCGCCCGTCGTCGAGGAGCTGCCGGCTCCCGAGATCGAGGTCCCGGAGCCCACCGCCGGCCGTCTGGTCCGGCTGCGCGCCCGCCTCTCCCGGTCGCAGAACGCCCTGGGCAAGGGCCTGCTCACCCTGCTGTCCCGCGAGCACCTGGACGAGGACACCTGGGAGGAGATCGAGGACACCCTGCTGACCGCCGACGTCGGCGTCCAGCCCACCCAGGAGCTGGTCGAGCGGCTGCGCGAGCGCGTCCGCGTGCTCGGCACCCGCACCCCCGAGGAGCTGCGCGCCCTGCTGCGCGAGGAGCTGCTCACCCTGGTCGGCCGCGACCTGGACCGCGCCGTGCGGACCGAGCCGCCCGCCGGCGGCCCCGGCATCGTGATGGTCGTCGGCGTCAACGGCACCGGCAAGACCACCACCACCGGCAAGCTCGCCCGCGTCCTGGTCGCCGACGGCCGCAGCGTGGTGCTCGGCGCCGCCGACACCTTCCGCGCCGCCGCCGCGGACCAGCTCCAGACCTGGGGCGAGCGGGTCGGCGCGCACACCGTGCGCGGCCCGGAGGCCGGCGACCCCGCCTCCGTGGCCTTCGACGCGGTCAAGGAGGGCAAGGAGCTGGGCGCCGACGTGGTGCTCATCGACACCGCCGGCCGCCTGCACACCAAGACCGGCCTCATGGACGAGCTGGGCAAGGTCAAGCGGGTCGTCGAGAAGCACGCCCCGCTGGACGAGGTGCTGCTCGTGCTCGACGCCACGACCGGCCAGAACGGCCTGGTCCAGGCCCGGGTCTTCGCCGAGGTCGTCGACATCAGCGGCATCGTGCTCACCAAGCTCGACGGCACCGCCAAGGGCGGCATCGTGGTCGCGGTCCAGCGCGAGCTGGGCGTCCCGGTCAAGCTGATCGGTCTCGGTGAGGGCGCGGACGACCTGGCGCCCTTCGAGCCGGAGGCGTTCGTCGACGCCCTGATCGGCGACTGA
- a CDS encoding CAP domain-containing protein, translating into MGRHRHSDAGRSATHRATRDGGTAGTGSAPGPERPPVPDPYAAVDARAERYLYATGDDYARATGTVPLPPGLDGTAAAPAPDPRRGRRRRGRPWVPVRAGLLGVTAALALGAVAVAAGVVPGLHEYRLGGGSTSGADRAPSAGAPSNGASEQGGTWGSALPGTRPAAPGPGPAPSRGTDGTPPPSPSAATPSAPATPAAPASAPAPASPSASIPDTAIAPARETPPQRAAAPPATAPTSAPAPAGTTTAPVPRPSTPPRAAAPAPRPTEVPVTVSAEAAAEAEVVRLVNLERAKAGCGAVAANSALTALAETYSRAMAGQGFFAHTDPGGATPWDRAAKAGIAGLGAENIARGQSGPEDVMSAWMNSPEHRANILNCRFTTLGVGAHFGAGGPWWTQDFGY; encoded by the coding sequence ATGGGACGGCACCGACACTCGGACGCCGGCCGCTCCGCCACGCACCGCGCCACGCGGGACGGGGGTACGGCGGGGACCGGCAGCGCGCCCGGCCCCGAGCGGCCTCCGGTCCCGGACCCGTACGCCGCCGTCGACGCCAGGGCCGAGCGGTACCTCTACGCGACGGGCGACGACTACGCACGAGCCACGGGCACCGTGCCGCTCCCGCCCGGCCTTGACGGCACTGCCGCCGCCCCGGCTCCGGACCCGCGGCGCGGCCGCCGCCGTCGCGGGCGGCCCTGGGTCCCGGTGCGGGCCGGGCTGCTCGGGGTCACGGCGGCCCTCGCCCTGGGCGCGGTCGCGGTCGCGGCGGGTGTGGTGCCGGGGCTGCACGAGTACCGGCTCGGCGGCGGCAGCACCTCCGGGGCGGACAGGGCGCCCTCGGCGGGAGCCCCGTCCAACGGCGCGAGCGAGCAGGGCGGCACCTGGGGCAGCGCCCTCCCCGGCACCCGCCCGGCGGCCCCCGGACCGGGCCCGGCCCCGAGCCGCGGCACCGACGGCACGCCCCCGCCGTCCCCGTCCGCTGCCACACCTTCCGCCCCTGCCACGCCTGCCGCGCCCGCTTCAGCTCCCGCTCCCGCCTCCCCCTCCGCCTCGATCCCGGACACGGCGATCGCCCCTGCGCGGGAGACACCGCCGCAGAGGGCCGCCGCACCGCCCGCCACCGCCCCGACGAGCGCCCCCGCCCCCGCCGGGACCACCACCGCTCCCGTCCCGCGCCCGAGCACCCCGCCGCGCGCGGCGGCTCCGGCGCCGCGTCCCACCGAGGTTCCGGTGACGGTGTCCGCCGAGGCGGCGGCCGAGGCCGAGGTGGTGCGTCTGGTCAACCTGGAGCGGGCGAAGGCGGGATGCGGCGCGGTGGCCGCGAACAGCGCGCTGACCGCGCTGGCCGAGACGTACAGCAGGGCCATGGCCGGCCAGGGCTTCTTCGCCCACACCGACCCCGGCGGCGCGACCCCGTGGGACCGCGCGGCGAAGGCCGGGATCGCCGGACTCGGCGCCGAGAACATAGCCCGCGGCCAGTCCGGCCCGGAGGACGTCATGTCCGCCTGGATGAACAGCCCCGAGCACCGCGCCAACATCCTGAACTGCCGCTTCACCACCCTGGGCGTCGGCGCGCACTTCGGCGCGGGCGGCCCTTGGTGGACGCAGGACTTCGGCTACTGA
- the mutM gene encoding bifunctional DNA-formamidopyrimidine glycosylase/DNA-(apurinic or apyrimidinic site) lyase, with protein sequence MPELPEVEVVRRGLERWVAHRTAADVEVLHPRAVRRHLAGADDFAHRLRGHHIAVPRRRGKYLWLPLEETNQSVLAHLGMSGQLLVQPQEAPDEKHLRVRVRFADSLGTELRFVDQRTFGGLSLHDNTSDGLPDVIAHIARDPLDPLFDDEAFHQALRRKRTTIKRALLDQSLISGVGNIYADEALWRARVHYERPTAAFTRPRTAELLTHIRDVMNAALSVGGTSFDSLYVNVNGESGYFDRSLDAYGREGLPCRRCATPMRRRPWMNRSSYYCPKCQPVPRSRA encoded by the coding sequence ATGCCCGAGTTGCCCGAGGTCGAGGTCGTCCGCCGCGGACTGGAGCGCTGGGTCGCCCACCGCACCGCGGCCGACGTCGAGGTGCTGCACCCGCGCGCCGTACGCCGCCATCTCGCGGGCGCCGACGACTTCGCGCACCGGCTCAGGGGCCACCACATCGCCGTGCCCCGCCGGCGCGGCAAGTACCTGTGGCTGCCGCTGGAGGAGACCAACCAGTCCGTCCTGGCCCACCTCGGCATGAGCGGCCAACTGCTCGTACAGCCGCAGGAGGCGCCCGACGAGAAGCACCTGCGCGTCCGGGTCCGGTTCGCCGACTCCCTCGGCACCGAACTGCGCTTCGTGGACCAGCGCACCTTCGGCGGCCTCTCGCTGCACGACAACACGAGCGACGGACTGCCCGACGTCATCGCGCACATCGCCCGCGACCCCCTCGACCCGCTGTTCGACGACGAGGCGTTCCACCAGGCGCTGCGCCGCAAGCGCACCACCATCAAGCGCGCCCTGCTCGACCAGTCGCTGATCAGCGGAGTCGGCAACATCTACGCCGACGAGGCGCTCTGGCGGGCGCGCGTCCACTACGAGCGCCCCACCGCCGCCTTCACCCGCCCCCGCACAGCGGAACTCCTCACCCACATCCGGGACGTGATGAACGCGGCCCTCTCCGTCGGCGGCACCAGCTTCGACAGCCTGTACGTCAACGTCAACGGCGAGTCCGGCTACTTCGACCGCTCCCTGGACGCCTACGGGCGCGAGGGCCTGCCCTGCCGGCGCTGCGCCACCCCGATGCGCCGGCGCCCCTGGATGAACCGCTCCAGCTACTACTGCCCCAAGTGCCAGCCCGTGCCCCGGAGCCGGGCCTGA
- a CDS encoding winged helix-turn-helix transcriptional regulator, with protein MGITQERTAEQDLPYDVFAKACPSRGTLEHVTGRWGALTVGALSEGSLRFNELRRRVDGVSEKMLSQTLHALERDGLVHREAQPTSPPRVDYELTPLGREVAGRLLALIHCVEDRMDEVLAARAAYDSRGA; from the coding sequence ATGGGCATCACGCAGGAGCGCACCGCGGAGCAGGACCTGCCGTACGACGTGTTCGCCAAGGCGTGCCCCTCGCGCGGCACGCTGGAGCATGTGACGGGGCGGTGGGGGGCGCTCACCGTGGGGGCGCTGTCCGAGGGGTCGCTGCGGTTCAACGAGTTGCGCCGCCGGGTGGACGGTGTGAGCGAGAAGATGCTGTCGCAGACGCTGCACGCGCTGGAGCGGGACGGGCTGGTGCACCGGGAGGCGCAGCCGACGAGCCCGCCGCGCGTGGACTACGAGCTGACCCCGCTCGGCCGGGAGGTCGCGGGGCGGCTGCTCGCCCTCATCCACTGTGTGGAGGACCGGATGGACGAGGTGCTCGCGGCGCGCGCCGCCTACGACTCCCGCGGCGCCTGA
- a CDS encoding sugar porter family MFS transporter, giving the protein MTSTAQAPTPGAGTAHPDHLGHVIFIAAAAAMGGFLFGYDSSVINGAVEAIRGRYDIGSAALAQVIAIALIGCAIGAATAGRIADRIGRIRCMQIAAGLFTVSAVGSALPFALWDLALWRIIGGFAIGMASVIGPAYIAEVAPPAYRGRLGSFQQAAIVVGIAISQLVNWGLLNAAGGDQRGKLMGLEAWQVMLGVMVIPAVLYGLLSFAIPESPRFLVSVGKRERAKEILEEVEGKDVDFDARIAEIEHAMHREEKSSFKDLLGGGFFFKPIVWIGIGLSVFQQFVGINVAFYYSSTLWQSVGVDPTQSFFYSFTTSIINIIGTVIAMIFVDRIGRKPLALIGSAGMVVGLALEAWAFSYHLVDGKLPATQGWVALVAAHVFVLFFALSWGVVVWVFLGEMFPNRIRAAALGVAASAQWIANWAITASFPSLADWNLSGTYVIYTVFAALSIPFVLKFVKETKGKSLEEMG; this is encoded by the coding sequence GTGACCAGCACAGCGCAGGCGCCGACGCCAGGAGCCGGTACGGCCCACCCCGATCATCTCGGGCATGTCATCTTCATCGCGGCGGCGGCCGCCATGGGCGGGTTCCTGTTCGGCTACGACAGCTCCGTGATCAACGGCGCCGTCGAGGCCATCCGGGGCCGCTACGACATCGGCTCCGCCGCGCTGGCCCAGGTCATCGCCATCGCGCTGATCGGCTGCGCCATCGGCGCCGCCACCGCGGGCCGGATCGCCGACCGCATCGGCCGTATCCGCTGCATGCAGATCGCCGCGGGGCTCTTCACCGTCAGCGCCGTCGGCTCGGCCCTGCCCTTCGCCCTGTGGGACCTGGCCCTGTGGCGCATCATCGGCGGCTTCGCCATCGGCATGGCCTCCGTCATCGGCCCCGCCTACATCGCCGAGGTGGCCCCGCCCGCCTACCGCGGCCGGCTCGGCTCCTTCCAGCAGGCCGCGATCGTCGTCGGCATCGCCATCTCGCAGCTGGTCAACTGGGGCCTGCTGAACGCCGCCGGCGGCGACCAGCGCGGCAAGCTGATGGGCCTGGAGGCATGGCAGGTCATGCTCGGTGTGATGGTGATCCCGGCCGTCCTGTACGGCCTGCTCTCCTTCGCCATCCCCGAGTCCCCGCGCTTCCTGGTCTCCGTGGGCAAGCGCGAGCGCGCCAAGGAGATCCTCGAAGAGGTCGAGGGCAAGGACGTGGACTTCGACGCGCGCATCGCCGAGATCGAGCACGCCATGCACCGCGAGGAGAAGTCGTCCTTCAAGGACCTGCTCGGCGGCGGTTTCTTCTTCAAGCCGATCGTCTGGATCGGCATCGGCCTGTCGGTCTTCCAGCAGTTCGTCGGCATCAACGTCGCGTTCTACTACTCCTCGACGCTGTGGCAGTCGGTCGGCGTCGACCCGACGCAGTCGTTCTTCTACTCCTTCACCACGTCGATCATCAACATCATCGGCACCGTGATCGCGATGATCTTCGTCGACCGCATCGGCCGCAAGCCGCTCGCGCTCATCGGCTCGGCCGGCATGGTCGTCGGACTCGCCCTGGAGGCATGGGCCTTCTCCTACCACCTGGTCGACGGCAAGCTGCCCGCCACTCAGGGCTGGGTGGCCCTGGTCGCCGCCCACGTCTTCGTCCTCTTCTTCGCCCTGTCCTGGGGCGTGGTCGTGTGGGTCTTCCTCGGCGAGATGTTCCCGAACCGGATCCGCGCCGCCGCCCTGGGCGTGGCCGCCTCCGCCCAGTGGATCGCCAACTGGGCCATCACCGCGAGCTTCCCGTCGCTGGCCGACTGGAACCTCTCCGGCACGTACGTGATCTACACGGTCTTCGCCGCGCTCTCCATCCCGTTCGTGCTGAAGTTCGTCAAGGAGACCAAGGGCAAGTCCCTGGAGGAGATGGGCTGA
- the smc gene encoding chromosome segregation protein SMC codes for MHLKALTLRGFKSFASATTLRFEPGITCVVGPNGSGKSNVVDALSWVMGEQGAKSLRGGKMEDVIFAGTTGRPPLGRAEVSLTIDNSDGALPIEYAEVTITRIMFRNGGSEYQINGDTCRLLDIQELLSDSGIGREMHVIVGQGQLDSVLHADPMGRRAFIEEAAGVLKHRKRKEKALRKLDAMQANLARVQDLTDELRRQLKPLGRQAAVARRAAVIQADLRDARLRLLADDLVRLQEALRAEVADEAALKERKEHAEAELRRALQGEALLEDEVRRLTPRLTRAQQTWYELSQLAERVRGTVSLADARVKSATSAPVEERHGRDPEDLEREAARVREQEAELEAALEAAERALDDTVAHRSELERELAAEERRLKDAARAIADRREGLARLSGQVNAARSRAASAQAEIDRLATARDEARERAVHAQEEYEALKAEVDGLDAEDHELADRHESAKAALADADAALTAARQAATAAERERAATRARHDALALGLRRKDGTGALLDARDRLTGLLGPAAELLTITPGHEIPLAAALGAAADALAVANPAAAAEALRLLRKQDAGRAALLLTGAPEEPGTAPGPGTDGLPAGQRRAADLVRGPADLMPAVRRLLRGVVVVGTLEDAEDLVHARPHLTAVTAEGDLLGAHFAQGGSAGAPSLLEVQASVDEAAADLADLDLRCAGSAEAERLAGERREECAALVEELGERRRAADREKSAVAQRLGRLAGQARGAAGEAERSTAAAARAQEALDRARQEAEELAERLAVAEESPVEEEPDTYTRDRLAADGANARQTEMEARLQVRTHEERVKSLAGRADSLDRAARAEREARARAERRQARLRHEAAVAAAVAAGARQLLAHVEVSLTRAERERSAAEAAKALREQELTAARAAGRDLKAELDKLTDSVHRGEVLGAEKRLRIEQLEARALEELGVEPAGLAAEYGPHQPVPPSPPAEGEELPEDPAHPRNRPRPFVRAEQEKRLRAAERAYQQLGKVNPLALEEFAALEERHKFLSEQLEDLKKTRADLLQVVKEVDERVEQVFTEAYRDTAREFEGVFGRLFPGGEGRLVLTDPDNMLTTGVDVEARPPGKKVKRLSLLSGGERSLTAVALLVSIFKARPSPFYVMDEVEAALDDTNLQRLIRIMQELQEASQLIVITHQKRTMEVADALYGVSMQGDGVSKVISQRLRQGCPAPDGRPRAAATSG; via the coding sequence GTGCACCTCAAAGCCCTGACCCTGCGAGGCTTCAAGTCGTTCGCCTCGGCGACCACGCTCCGGTTCGAACCGGGCATCACCTGCGTCGTCGGTCCGAACGGCTCGGGCAAGTCCAATGTCGTGGACGCGCTCAGCTGGGTGATGGGCGAGCAGGGCGCCAAGTCGCTGCGCGGCGGCAAGATGGAGGACGTCATCTTCGCCGGCACCACCGGCCGCCCGCCGCTGGGCCGCGCCGAGGTGTCCCTGACCATCGACAACTCCGACGGCGCCCTGCCGATCGAGTACGCCGAGGTCACCATCACGCGGATCATGTTCCGCAACGGCGGCAGCGAGTACCAGATCAACGGCGACACCTGCCGGCTGCTGGACATCCAGGAACTGCTGTCCGACTCCGGCATCGGCCGCGAGATGCACGTCATCGTCGGCCAGGGCCAGCTCGACTCCGTCCTGCACGCCGACCCGATGGGCCGCCGGGCCTTCATCGAGGAGGCGGCGGGCGTCCTCAAGCACCGCAAGCGCAAGGAGAAGGCGCTGCGGAAACTGGACGCGATGCAGGCCAACCTCGCCCGCGTCCAGGACCTCACCGACGAACTGCGCCGCCAGCTCAAACCGCTGGGCCGCCAGGCGGCCGTCGCCCGCCGCGCCGCCGTCATCCAGGCCGACCTGCGCGACGCCCGCCTGCGCCTGCTCGCCGACGACCTCGTACGCCTCCAGGAGGCACTGAGGGCCGAGGTCGCCGACGAGGCCGCGCTGAAGGAGCGCAAGGAGCACGCCGAGGCCGAACTCCGCCGGGCCCTCCAGGGCGAAGCGCTCCTGGAGGACGAGGTCCGCCGCCTCACCCCGCGCCTGACCCGCGCCCAGCAGACCTGGTACGAGCTGTCCCAGCTCGCCGAACGCGTCCGCGGCACCGTCTCCCTCGCCGACGCCCGCGTCAAGAGCGCGACCTCCGCGCCCGTCGAGGAACGGCACGGACGCGACCCCGAGGACCTGGAGCGCGAGGCCGCCCGCGTCCGCGAGCAGGAAGCCGAACTGGAAGCGGCCCTGGAGGCCGCCGAACGGGCCCTCGACGACACCGTCGCCCACCGCTCCGAGCTCGAACGCGAACTCGCCGCCGAGGAACGCCGCCTGAAGGACGCCGCCCGCGCCATCGCCGACCGCCGCGAGGGCCTGGCCCGGCTCAGCGGCCAGGTGAACGCCGCCCGCTCCCGCGCCGCCTCCGCCCAGGCCGAGATCGACCGCCTGGCCACCGCCCGCGACGAGGCCCGGGAACGCGCCGTGCACGCCCAGGAGGAGTACGAGGCGCTCAAGGCCGAGGTCGACGGCCTCGACGCCGAGGACCACGAACTCGCCGACCGCCACGAGAGCGCGAAGGCCGCGCTGGCCGACGCCGACGCCGCGCTCACGGCCGCCCGCCAGGCCGCCACCGCCGCCGAACGCGAACGGGCCGCGACCCGGGCCCGGCACGACGCCCTCGCGCTCGGCCTGCGCCGCAAGGACGGCACCGGCGCCCTGCTCGACGCCCGCGACCGGCTCACCGGGCTGCTCGGCCCGGCCGCGGAACTCCTCACCATCACCCCCGGCCACGAGATCCCGCTCGCGGCGGCCCTCGGCGCCGCCGCCGACGCCCTCGCGGTCGCGAACCCCGCCGCCGCTGCGGAGGCCCTGCGCCTGCTGCGCAAACAGGACGCGGGCCGCGCCGCCCTCCTGCTCACCGGCGCACCCGAGGAGCCCGGCACCGCCCCCGGCCCCGGCACGGACGGCCTGCCCGCCGGGCAGCGCCGCGCCGCCGATCTCGTGCGCGGCCCCGCCGACCTCATGCCCGCCGTCCGCAGACTGCTGCGCGGCGTCGTCGTGGTCGGCACCCTGGAGGACGCCGAGGACCTCGTCCACGCCCGCCCCCACCTCACCGCCGTCACCGCCGAGGGCGATCTGCTCGGGGCGCACTTCGCGCAGGGCGGCTCGGCCGGGGCGCCCAGCCTGCTCGAAGTCCAGGCGTCCGTGGACGAGGCCGCGGCCGACCTCGCCGACCTCGACCTGCGCTGCGCCGGGTCGGCCGAGGCCGAGCGGCTGGCCGGTGAGCGGCGCGAGGAGTGCGCCGCGCTCGTCGAGGAACTGGGCGAACGCCGCCGCGCCGCCGACCGCGAGAAGTCCGCCGTCGCCCAGCGGCTCGGCCGGCTCGCCGGCCAGGCACGCGGGGCCGCCGGGGAGGCCGAGCGGTCCACGGCCGCCGCCGCCCGCGCCCAGGAGGCCCTGGACCGGGCCCGCCAGGAGGCGGAGGAACTCGCCGAACGGCTCGCCGTGGCCGAGGAGAGCCCGGTCGAGGAGGAACCCGACACCTACACGCGCGACCGCCTCGCCGCGGACGGCGCCAACGCCCGGCAGACCGAGATGGAGGCCCGCCTCCAGGTCCGTACGCACGAGGAACGCGTCAAGTCGCTGGCCGGCCGGGCGGACTCCCTGGACCGGGCCGCCCGCGCCGAACGCGAGGCACGCGCGCGTGCCGAGCGGCGGCAGGCCCGGCTGCGCCACGAGGCGGCCGTCGCCGCCGCCGTCGCGGCCGGTGCCCGCCAGTTGCTGGCGCACGTCGAGGTCTCGCTGACCCGTGCGGAGCGGGAGCGGAGCGCGGCCGAGGCCGCCAAGGCCCTGCGGGAGCAGGAGCTGACCGCCGCCCGCGCCGCCGGCCGCGACCTGAAGGCCGAACTCGACAAGCTGACCGACTCGGTCCACCGCGGCGAGGTGCTCGGCGCCGAGAAGCGGCTGCGTATCGAGCAGCTGGAGGCCAGGGCGCTGGAGGAGCTGGGCGTGGAACCGGCGGGCCTGGCGGCGGAGTACGGGCCGCACCAGCCGGTGCCGCCCTCGCCGCCCGCCGAGGGGGAGGAGCTGCCCGAGGACCCCGCGCACCCGCGCAACCGGCCCCGCCCCTTCGTCCGCGCCGAGCAGGAGAAGCGGCTGCGCGCGGCGGAGCGCGCCTACCAGCAGCTCGGCAAGGTCAATCCGCTGGCCCTGGAGGAGTTCGCGGCGCTGGAGGAGCGGCACAAGTTCCTCAGCGAGCAGCTGGAGGACCTGAAGAAGACCCGCGCCGACCTGCTCCAGGTGGTCAAGGAGGTCGACGAGCGGGTCGAGCAGGTCTTCACCGAGGCGTACCGGGACACCGCACGCGAGTTCGAGGGCGTCTTCGGGCGGCTCTTCCCGGGCGGCGAGGGCCGGCTCGTGCTGACCGACCCGGACAACATGCTCACCACGGGCGTGGACGTCGAGGCGCGCCCCCCGGGCAAGAAGGTCAAGCGGCTCTCCCTGCTCTCCGGCGGCGAGCGGTCGCTGACGGCGGTGGCGCTGCTGGTCTCCATCTTCAAGGCCCGGCCCAGCCCCTTCTATGTGATGGACGAGGTCGAGGCGGCCCTCGACGACACCAACCTCCAGCGGCTCATCCGCATCATGCAGGAGCTCCAGGAGGCGTCCCAGCTCATCGTGATCACGCACCAGAAGCGCACGATGGAGGTGGCCGACGCCCTCTACGGCGTCTCCATGCAGGGCGACGGCGTCTCCAAGGTGATCAGCCAGCGGCTGCGTCAGGGCTGTCCGGCCCCGGACGGGCGGCCGCGTGCCGCCGCGACTTCGGGGTAG
- a CDS encoding cytosine permease has product MSKTAEVEGALETRGIEQVPDHERTGRTRELFPTWVGANISVLLLTMGASLVVAYHLNLWQALVVAVAAPVVSYGLVGLIGISGKRGGAPGMALSRAVFGQRGNLLPGSLIWVARWGWETINAVTGAYAMLSILDIVFGLTADSVLDLVTLLAFVVATFAISGLGIGAVQKCNKYATYLFGLFSVLVLVYLIVDTDWSKVFAHSAGSTAAVITGIGMIAAGGVSWIPTAPDFTRYLPRTASSRAIVGTSVGGAGIVVLPMVLMGAVMAVSTPDLASASDPVSFLGEILPTWIAVPYLLIALIGMLLINSMSMYSAGFTAQTLGFKVPRHWAVSVNAVISLAFGGVLMLVATSFMGSFIAFLSLLAVAFSAWVGVFGADMLRRTEYDGAAMADTTRTSAYWYRGGFSPAAVASWAIGLAAGLMFTTSDWFTGPLAHNNVVGEYGLGWVATIVISGLLYLALPKPAVVPAAQAPAPAGAESAGRRERQSA; this is encoded by the coding sequence ATGAGCAAGACCGCCGAGGTCGAAGGCGCCCTGGAAACCCGCGGCATCGAACAGGTGCCCGATCACGAGCGCACCGGCAGGACCCGCGAGCTGTTCCCCACCTGGGTCGGCGCCAACATCAGCGTGCTGCTGCTCACGATGGGCGCGAGCCTCGTCGTGGCGTACCACCTCAATCTGTGGCAGGCGCTCGTCGTGGCCGTCGCCGCGCCCGTCGTCTCCTACGGTCTGGTCGGACTGATCGGCATCTCCGGCAAGCGCGGCGGAGCGCCCGGCATGGCGCTGTCCCGCGCGGTCTTCGGGCAGCGCGGCAACCTGCTGCCCGGTTCGCTGATCTGGGTCGCCCGCTGGGGCTGGGAGACGATCAACGCGGTGACCGGCGCCTACGCGATGCTCAGCATCCTGGACATCGTGTTCGGCCTGACGGCCGACAGCGTGCTGGACCTGGTGACGCTGCTGGCCTTCGTCGTCGCCACCTTCGCGATCTCCGGGCTCGGCATCGGCGCCGTGCAGAAGTGCAACAAGTACGCGACCTACCTCTTCGGCCTCTTCTCCGTGCTGGTGCTGGTCTATCTGATCGTGGACACCGACTGGTCGAAGGTGTTCGCGCACTCCGCGGGCTCCACGGCCGCGGTGATCACCGGCATCGGCATGATCGCGGCGGGCGGCGTCAGCTGGATCCCGACCGCGCCGGACTTCACCCGCTATCTGCCGCGCACCGCCTCCTCCAGGGCGATCGTCGGCACCTCGGTGGGCGGTGCCGGGATCGTCGTCCTGCCGATGGTGCTCATGGGCGCGGTGATGGCGGTCTCCACGCCCGACCTGGCCTCGGCCTCCGACCCGGTCTCCTTCCTCGGCGAGATCCTGCCGACCTGGATCGCGGTGCCGTATCTGCTGATCGCGCTGATCGGCATGCTGCTGATCAACTCGATGTCGATGTACTCGGCGGGCTTCACCGCGCAGACCCTCGGCTTCAAGGTGCCGCGGCACTGGGCGGTCTCGGTCAACGCCGTGATCTCGCTGGCCTTCGGCGGGGTGCTGATGCTGGTGGCGACGAGCTTCATGGGCTCCTTCATCGCCTTCCTGTCACTGCTCGCGGTGGCCTTCTCCGCGTGGGTGGGCGTCTTCGGCGCGGACATGCTGCGGCGCACCGAGTACGACGGCGCGGCCATGGCCGACACCACGCGCACCAGCGCCTACTGGTACAGGGGCGGCTTCTCCCCCGCCGCCGTCGCCTCCTGGGCGATCGGCCTGGCCGCCGGTCTGATGTTCACCACCTCCGACTGGTTCACCGGCCCGCTGGCCCACAACAACGTCGTCGGCGAGTACGGCCTCGGCTGGGTCGCCACCATCGTGATCTCCGGTCTGCTGTACCTGGCCCTGCCCAAGCCGGCGGTGGTCCCGGCGGCCCAGGCCCCGGCCCCGGCGGGCGCGGAGTCCGCCGGCCGGCGGGAGCGGCAGTCCGCCTAG